Proteins encoded together in one Marinithermus hydrothermalis DSM 14884 window:
- a CDS encoding winged helix-turn-helix transcriptional regulator: MIDQPITPTERVLEILSSPGGVAVLRELLSGPKRFSELQNATQISPRTLSMRLKEMEAAQILIRTQYPEIPPRVEYRLTERGEGLRGVLEALEAWQKRYG; the protein is encoded by the coding sequence ATGATCGATCAACCCATCACCCCCACCGAACGCGTCCTGGAGATCCTGAGCAGTCCGGGTGGGGTCGCGGTGCTTCGGGAGTTGCTTTCAGGGCCGAAACGGTTTAGCGAGCTGCAAAACGCGACGCAGATCTCCCCCCGAACGCTCTCCATGCGCCTCAAGGAGATGGAGGCCGCCCAGATCCTGATCCGCACCCAGTACCCGGAGATCCCCCCGCGCGTCGAGTACCGCTTGACCGAACGCGGCGAGGGGCTGCGGGGCGTGCTCGAGGCGCTGGAGGCGTGGCAGAAGCGCTACGGCTAG